In the Granulosicoccus antarcticus IMCC3135 genome, TGGCCAAACGCTGGGAATATAGAGATGGTGGGGGTGAGATTGGCATCATTTCATCCGTCTCAGAGCCCTTCTGCGGAGATTGCAGTAGAGCCCGCCTGAGTGCTACCGGCAGCCTGTATACCTGTCTGTTTGCCTCCGGAGGCCACGACCTGCGCCCAGCCTTGCGTGAAGGCACTCCGACGGCTGTACGCGAACAACTCCATAAACTCTGGTCTGTACGTGCCGATCGCTACTCCGAAACCCGCACTCAGACCTCAGTTATCCACATGCGCCCCAAAGTCGAGATGTCCTTCATCGGTGGATAACTTAGGGGATAACTTGGGTCAGACCTCCATAAGTGTTTGAATATAATAAATAAAATGAAAAATAAGGCTGTTGATACATCCTTATTCCCCACTTTTTACAGGCCTGAACCCCTGTTTAACGGCGTTCAGGCCTTATCCTCAAGCTGTGGATAACCAAGAATCAAGTAGTGTTTAAACGCTTCGATCCTGCAGCAGACGTCGCAATATCAGTCCAACGATCACGGTCATGCCGACATGGCCGACAAATGATGATTGTGTATAAGCACCAAATTCCATCATGAATGCTCGTCCGATAAACGGTGCCAGAATGCCCTGGGCGATAAACCACAACAGTACGCCGGTAATGACACCTGCCACCAGGTAGGTCTGTTTGCTGACTCTGTGAATCAGATAGACACTCAGTGCAAAGCCGATCGAACCGATCAGTGCATGAATGACAAAAGCGGCGCCATACGGCAGATCGATACCCAGAGTGATCTTGGTAATGGCCATTACCAGTTTTGAGGGTTGGAGGGACAAGCCGAACAGGATGGGGGAAATCAGCCAGGCGTATAGCTCAAACAGGCTTTCTGCGATGACTCCGGCAATGATGACGGCCTTGATTTCCCGCATGCTCGGAATTGCCAGCAAAGAGAGGGGTTCTGCCGACTCAGACATCGCCGGTGTACTCGCCTCGTGCCGGGTAGTTGTTCGCAATCGCAAAATCGATGGCACCCAGTAATTCGGAGAAGTGTGGTCGAACAAATGGCATGGTCTGTACAGAGCCGTAATACAAAGTCTGGTCAGGATTGACGACAAACAGACCGGGTTCGGAGAACAGCGCTGGCTCTTCGATTCCGATGGATGTCTTGCCGCGAGAGGTGGAGATGTACAGATCCCATTCGCGTGCCTTGCTCAACGAGAGACCGTAGCCAATACGCAATTTGTCGGCTTTGATGTTGGTGCCCATCAAGGCTGCTCGTTCCTCGGTATCAGAGCTGACAGCAACTACACCGACGCCGCGTTCGGCAAATGCATCAACGTTCTTTTGCAGTTCAGTCAGATACTTGGCACAGATCGGGCAATGCAAACCTCGGTAGAAGCAGACGATAGTGCCCCGCTCTGAAGACTCTGCGGAGAGGTCAAACTTTCCGTGAGCTACTGTGTCAAAAGCGAGATCAGGGGTTTTCTGGCGTGGCAATAGCATGTGTCGATTCCGTTGATTGATAACTTGATGTAAAAGATAACAGGCGATAATATCAATTAATCTTCAATTAACCGACTAAAACAACTGCCATGATTGATAGTTCTCGAATTGATCGTTTATCAGCACTGGTTTCGAGATTTGAGATTGATGTTGTTCCCGAGTCGCACGGTATGGCCAATCTGGTCATTTGCCAACGTGCACAGTCAACACTTCCAGGACGCATTCTGTTCGCGCCAGTGGGTGTTCTGTCTGATAATGATTACAACCCTGACAATGCGGTGTTTCTGGCAAAGGCTAATTGGGGCGGTTCGGAAAACCCGCTGTTGATTGCCTTGCCTGATCGTATCGTTGTCGATATAGATGACAACTCGGAACTGCAGAGCTTGTCGAGTCTACTGATAGCCGAGAGCGGGCAGCAACGCTGTGGAGCGGGCTCGGTTATCAACCGTCTGGGTGAGGTTTTGCTGGTGCTCTTGCTCAGAGTGCAACTCTCAGTGGGTACGACCGATTCGGGGCTACTGGGCGGTCTGGCCGATATTCGTCTGAGCCCGGCTATCGTGGCGATGCACGAACGCCCGGGTGAGCCTTGGCGCATCGAACGACTGGCAGAGATATCCGGTTTATCCACCAGTCGCTTTGCTGATCGATTTACAAAAACGGTGGGTCAGACACCAATGTCCTATCTGCGTTGTTGGCGCATGGTTCTGGCCCAT is a window encoding:
- a CDS encoding peroxiredoxin-like family protein, which gives rise to MLLPRQKTPDLAFDTVAHGKFDLSAESSERGTIVCFYRGLHCPICAKYLTELQKNVDAFAERGVGVVAVSSDTEERAALMGTNIKADKLRIGYGLSLSKAREWDLYISTSRGKTSIGIEEPALFSEPGLFVVNPDQTLYYGSVQTMPFVRPHFSELLGAIDFAIANNYPARGEYTGDV
- a CDS encoding helix-turn-helix transcriptional regulator gives rise to the protein MIDSSRIDRLSALVSRFEIDVVPESHGMANLVICQRAQSTLPGRILFAPVGVLSDNDYNPDNAVFLAKANWGGSENPLLIALPDRIVVDIDDNSELQSLSSLLIAESGQQRCGAGSVINRLGEVLLVLLLRVQLSVGTTDSGLLGGLADIRLSPAIVAMHERPGEPWRIERLAEISGLSTSRFADRFTKTVGQTPMSYLRCWRMVLAHRDVQHGDRIQAVAARYGYASSEALSRAFRRHFGANPTALRP